A window of Adhaeribacter arboris genomic DNA:
CATTCCTGCGGTAGCTAACATAATACCTAATATAGTTTGAGTAGATTTATTCATATGGCCGGAAAAATTTAAATTTTAGTGGAATAATTTAAATGAGACAAAGAGATTCCCAGTTTAAGCAGGTTGTAACCCGTTAAATTTTTAGCGTTTTGGCAATAAAGTTCTATTTAGCTATCCCTGCAAGAAATAACAAATATTAATATTGTTCTATTTTTAATTTACTTCCGGAAAGAAAACCCGAGAATGAAAAAAGTTTAAAGGTTATTTACTTAGTTGGTATTTCTTTAAATTTAAAACTGTAAAAGGCGTAAATATTCAGGCATACTTTTTCCTTACGTCCGTAATCAGGTATCCGGCTCGTGTGGTAGAATCTGGATTTATTTATACTTATGAAATAGATTTATAGAAATTGAGTGGATTTAAAGTTGCTTTCACTCACTGCTGCAGCCGAGTTTTATTGTATTCTAATTTACAATTCACCGAATATCCTCCAGGTAAATAATATTATTTACTTTATTAACTTTGAGTTGAAACAAAGCAGTAATATCGCTTAACAATAAGTTGGCATCTCCTTTAGGCAAAGGGATAGAACCCGATGCCCGACGATTAAGTAAATTTTTATTTTTAACTTTTGTGTTCACTCCGTAAGTATCGTGCAATTTCTGCAACATTTCTCGCAACGAAGTGCCTTCGAGTAACCATTTATCATACGTCCAGGAATAATACTGTTCGGGGCTTACCCTAACCTGGCGAATAATAGCTGAGGCATGATTTTGCTTTCTAACTTCTATCAAATCGCCCGGACGCAGATAAATACTTTTCTTATTGACGTTATTATTTAAATTCAGCTTTATTTTTCCTGTTTTTAATACAATATCACTAATAGTATTCCTATCGGAAATATTAAATTCGGTACCTAAAACTTCTACCTCTACTTGGTTGGAGAGATGAACTAAAAATTTCTTATTGTTTTTTAGGTGGGTTACTTTAAAAAAAGCTTCTCCATTTAGCCAAACTTCCCGCTCCCGGTTCCACCAATTACGGTTATAAGTGAAAGAGCTGTTACCATTTAAATACACCACTGAATTATCAGGTAAGGTTAACTGCTTCGTTTGGCCAAATGCTACTTTAACATTTATTTTCTGATTTTGCCAGGTCAACCATCCTCCGAGAGCAATTACCATTATCCCGCTAATGGCTGCTGCAACTTTTAAAATTTGGTAAGTCTCTTTTTTAGAACTTTCCCGCAAAAAGATTTGCTTGCTCTTATTACTAAAATCTTTATTCGGTAATTCCAGAACTGTTTTTCTCCAAACTTCTTTTTCTGCTTTTAAAACCTGGGCAAGCACTTGGTCATTCTCAAAGGTAAATTCTTCCTGCCATTGCAGCGCTTGATCTACATGAGCCGGGTTTTCGTTTAACCAATTTTCTACCCGAGCTTCTTCTTCCTTGGAGCAATCACCCGAATAATATCGTCTGATTAAATCAGGAGTTACTCTATCTTTCATTTGGTGAGTTGCTTGATCCGCTTTTTACGTTTTTGCCCTTCTATTTATACCGATTCACTTTTTATCGATCTACCCTTACTGTAAAATTAAATTATTTTAAAATAAGTATAATTTTATCAAAAAAAGCTGATTAACTGGCGTCTTAGGCTGGAAATAGCACTGGAAATTTGCGCTTCTACCGTTTTTACGGAAGTACCCATTTTTTCGGCTACTTTGCTATAGGTCATACCGTGTTCCCGGTTCAGATAAAAAGCATCCCGGGTGCGGGGAGGTAAATTAGCCAAAGCCGCGGCGTAGCCTTTTATTAATTCCAGATGGGCAAATTTTTCTTCTAATTGGTTATCGGCGATATCTGCTTCGTTTAACTCATCGCGGGAAATAAATTTAATCTGCTTCTTTTTACTCGTTTCCCGCAACACAAAATTACGAGCGACGATAATAATATAGGCCTTTACGTTTTTAATACCGGCTAAGTGCAAGGTTGCTCTTTGATCCCACAATTTAAGAGAGATCTCCTGAATCCAATCTTTGATTTGCTCCGGATCGCGCGAGTAGCGTAACAGAGATCGCGCTAAAGATTCGTAGTAAAGATGAAACAACTCTTGGAAAGCATCTTTATTATCCTGAGCAATTAATTCTAACAATTCTTTATCCGTGTAAATTGGCTTCTTCATACTATCTGGTAAATAAAATGGAACAATGCAGTATAGCCGGTCAAAAAAGAATCAATCGCCTGCCTCGCGTTACTAAGACTTTTTAACTTAGGTTTTAATTTTTTCTTAATAACAAAAGCTTGTTTTTGTAAATTATTCAAGGGTATACTGCATAGTTACAAATATTTACTTTAAAGGCCAATACTCGTTAAAAAAATCGAAATCGTGTAAAAGCACCTTTGTTTTAAATCAGTTTTTATTAAAAATTATAATTAATTAAGCAACCTACCTATAATTTATAACCGTTTAAACGAAAATTTAAATTTGTAATCCTGTTGAATCAAGGTTGATAAGCAAGCCTTTATAGAAAATAATCAAGCTTTAATTCCTCTAATTCCTTCTTTCCAGATGAACTTTATTTGGCAACTATAATTTTGAATTATTGAATAAGTGCGTAAAATAGTGATCGTTTTTCCAGACTATTGCTGAAAAGGTAAGCTTATAAATGACTCTATTAAAAGCTTAGAAAGATTAATTGGATGTTTTTTTTTACTATGAAAGCAATACTTAACAAAAAGAAACCCACTTCATTTAAAAAAAACAAAGTGGGTAAGATAAGCTTGTAAATAAACCTGATTAGAAAGTGTAGCCTAACTTGTGTACCAATATTTGCCAGTCTAAACCTTGCCGGTAAGAGGCCTCGGAGTAACCAGAACCTGCTCCTAAAAGGGTGTCTAGCTGGGTTAAATATCCTTGAATACTTTTTTGCAATTTCTCGTCTTTAGGCCAGGCTCCACTTGCCCGACGCATCGACTGCCGGAAAATACGGTAGACGGCTGGATTACTAATATCTTCGTGTTCAGTGCATGGCCATTCTTTGGGGTTAGCCGCCAAGTACAAAATGGCTTCTATGGCCTTTTTAATCGAAACTCCTTCCAGAGTAACGTAATTCCACAGATCTACTCCGGCATTTTCAGCCAGGCTACCTAAACGCAATAAAAAATCCAGGTTTTTTTGGCAATAAGTGGCGGGTTTGGTTCGCCTCAACTCTTCGGGCATCGCGCCTGCTGGTACCGGAATTTCTTTACTAGCTCCTGTTTGGTCTTTTACCTCTATCTTGCCTGCTTGGGGTAAAATTTGGTTAGATAGTAAACCTTTAGAAGTTTCAGTATCTTTGATTACAGTATTAATTTCATTCACCACCCAGGCATCTTCGCCGATAAATTGAGCATAGGTTAATACTTGTAGTTCGTAAGCACTCCGGATATTATTCTGCGCATTTTTAATCCCGAGCATCATTTCGTAATGATAATAATCCTCAGTACCTTCCTTAGGAACCTCTTTATAAGTCGTCGTCATCCACTCCCATAAACTCCGGAACCAATCTTTTAACCCTGAATCTACGTCAGAAGCCGCTTCAAATGCCTTTGATTCTCCCAACAACTGGTAGCCATCTAATAATATCGTTAATACTTCCGCATCTACAAACCCGGTAGCCCGGCCAAATCCGTTGTTCATGCCCTGAATAATTTGCGCGTATTTAAAATGAGGATTCATCCGGGTGGTTTTGTCCAGAAAAAAAGCCTGCAATAATTTCAAAGCTTGTTCGGCGTACGCTTCCTTCCTGGTAAAAAAATAACCTAAACCTAAAAACTGAATATCTTCACAAATATTCCGTAATAAGGTTTGGTCCGGAATGGCATTGGATTCGGGATTAGTTTTTCCGTCACTAGCCAGGTAGGGTAATCCGTTTTCCGTGGTTGGATCCGGCCACCAATAAGTAGCTAAACTTACGTAATCGTTGGGCGATCCGGTAGCTACCATAGGTTTGGTAATAGTGGCACCACTTTCATCCTGAAAACGATAAGTATCCGGTTTGGGAGCAATGCCGTAAGGAGTTTTAGCCAAGATGGTCCGGCTCTTAATGTAGCTTTTAAGCTTATTAACTGCAGTTTTTAAAACAATCCGGTCAGAGGCTCCGGCCAATACTGCCTTATACGTCTCGACATTCGTTTGCAACGCGGTAAATGACCAAGTAAATGTTCCTCTTATGGGATTAGCTCCTAAATTAAAATCAGGTAGATGGAAGTCATCATCTTGGTCACTAGTACTATTTTCCCCCGGCTCAAGTTCCCCATAGTCAAAGTTGAGGTATTCGTCCTCCGATAAGGGTTGTGTAGTAACAGATTCAGGTTCATCTAATGTAATTGTTGGTACTCCATCCGTCAGAATGGATGCCTTTAGCGGCGCGTGCTCACTAATTTGCTTATTTAAATTGTCGATAGTATTGGTTTCCATTTTTACCGCGTAAAAAATTACTTCATACTCTGTTCTAATTAAAAAGGGTGGCTGTAGGAAAGGCTTAGATTAGGAAGTTTTTGAATACGCTAATGGTAAAAAATAACTCTAGTGTGCCTAATAATCAAAATTATCAGGCTTAAGGGAGCCTTTTTCTAAGTAAATTTTTATTAAATATAAGTTTATTTTTAAATGATACCAGTAAGAGCCCGTTTAAAATTAGGAAATCTCCCGTTTAGTAGGTGCTGATTTTATAAACTCGCAATTAAATCAAGTTCTTTTTATAATAACTGCAAGGTTTTTAGCTAAATAATGACATAGTTAGTAAAAAAAAGTATTTTTGTTTTTATCTCGTTTTTAGAGCGGATAAAAATTGGCGAATTTATAGAAAGAAAGCACCGAAATGTCAGACTACAACTTTAACCAGATTGAGAAAAAGTGGCAACTATATTGGAATCAAAAACAAACTTTTAGCGTAAGTATTGACCCTAACCGTCCCAAATACTACGTACTCGATATGTTTCCGTATCCGTCCGGAGCCGGATTACACGTAGGTCACCCGTTGGGTTATATTGCTTCTGATATTGTGGCGCGTTATAAGCGCATTAAAGGATTTAATGTTTTGCATCCCATGGGCTTCGATGCCTTTGGCTTACCCGCCGAACAGTATGCTATCCAAACGGGTCAGCACCCGGCCGAAACTACCGAACAAAATATTGCCCGCTATAAAGAGCAATTAGCTAATATGGGGTTTTCTTTTGACTGGAACCGGGAAGTTCGCACCTCTGACCCTGATTATTACAAATGGACCCAATGGATTTTCCTGAAATTGTTCGAATCTTGGTATAACCAGGAAACGAATAAAGCCGAACCCATTGCCACTCTCGTGCAAAAATTTAAAACTTCGGGTAATACCCAGGTGAAAGCTGCCTGTAACGAAGAAGCCATTCCGGATTTCACGGCGGAACAATGGCAGCATTACAAGGAAAAACAGCAGCAAGAAATATTATTAAGCTATCGTTTGGCTTTTTTGTCGGATGCTACCGTTAACTGGTGCCCGGCTTTAGGTACCGTTTTAGCCAACGACGAAGTTAAAGACGGCGTATCGGAACGGGGTGGTTATCCGGTAATTCGCCAAAAAATGAAGCAGTGGAGTTTGCGCATTTCGGCCTATGCCGAGCGGTTACTGAATGACCTTGACCACGTTGACTGGACCGACCCCATTAAAGAAATGCAGCGCAACTGGATTGGCAAATCTATTGGCGCGGAACTTAATTTTAAAATTAAAAATTCAGAACATCAGCTGAAAGTATTTACTACCCGGGCGGATACCATTTATGGCGTTTCTTTCCTGGTTATCGCGCCGGAGCACGAATGGGTACCCGAATTAACTTCTCCCGAACAGAAAAAAGCCGTAGAAGAATACGTAAATACGGCCAAAAACCGTTCCGAACGCGACCGCATGAGCGATGTGAAACACATAAGTGGTGTGTTTACCGGTTCTTATGTGATTAATCCTATCAACGGCGTGGAGATTCCCTTATGGATTGCCGATTACGTATTAGCCGGTTACGGCACGGGGGTGGTTATGGCGGTACCTGCCAGCGACAGTCGCGATTTTAACTTTGCGAAGCACTTTAACTTGCCTATTATTCCGGTAATTGAAGGCTCTACCCCCGATGAAGTTTACGAAGCAAAAGAAGGCATCATGATGAATTCGGGTTTTCTGAATGGTTTAACGGTAAAAGAAGCCATGAAAGCCGCAGTAGCCAAATTTGAAGAAATGGGTGTTGGTAAAGGTAAGGTACAATATCGGATTCACGATGCGGTGTTTGGCCGGCAACGTTACTGGGGGGAACCTATTCCTATTTATTATAAAAATGATATTCCCTACCCTTTACCGGAAAGCGAACTGCCGTTGATCTTACCGGAAATTGATGCTTTTTTACCCACCGAAACCGGCGAACCACCCTTAGGCAGGGCCAAAGATTGGAAATATAAAGGTCAATATCATTATGAGTTAACAACTATGCCCGGTTGGGCAGGTTCAAGTTGGTATTATTTGCGGTACATGTCCCCGGAAAATAACGAGCAGTTTGTTAGCCCAGAAGCCGAAAAATATTGGGGCAACGTCGATTTGTACATTGGCGGCTCCGAACATGCGACCGGTCACCTGTTATACGCCCGGTTTTGGTATAAATTTTTAAATGACTTAGGATTTGTTTCGCAGGTAGAGCCGTTTAAGAAACTCATTAATCAAGGCATGATTCAGGGTCGTTCTAATTTTATATATCGGGTAAATGGCACCAATAAATTTGTTTCCCATAATTTACGCCATCAATACGATTTTACCCCATTGCACGTGGATGTAAATATTGTTGAGAATGATATTTTAAATATTGAAGCCTTTAAGTTATGGCGCACAGACTTAGCTGACGCAGAGTTTATTCTGGAAGACGGAAAATACATTTGCGGCTGGGAAATTGAAAAAATGTCGAAGTCGAAGTACAACGTGGTAAATCCGGATGACTTGGTGCATAAAGTTGGGGCCGATACGTTACGAATGTACGAGATGTTCTTGGGTCCCTTAGAACAGTTTAAACCCTGGAATACCAACGGCATCGACGGCGTGCATAAATTTTTAAAGCGTTACTGGAAGTTGTTTTTTGCTCCGAGCGGTAATTTTTACGTATCCGACGAAGACCCGACTTCAGCCGAACTTAAAACCCTACATAAAACCATAAAAAAGGTAGAAGAAGATATTGAGCGGTTTTCGTTTAATACTTCGGTAAGTACGTTTATGATATGCGTGAACGAATTGACAACTCTTAAATGTAATAAACGGGCTATATTAGAACCTCTTACTATTATTTTATCGCCGTACGCGCCGCACCTAGCCGAAGAAATATGGCAAATGTTGGGTCACGTGGATAGTATTTCATATGCCCGGTTCCCGCAATGGGAAGAAAAGTTCTTAACGGAAAATTCGTTTGAATACCCAATATCCGTTAACGGCAAAATGCGCGGTAAGCTTACCTTCCCGACGACTATGCCAAAAGAACTTATTGAAAAAGAAGTGGTAAGTTCGGGTTTAATTGATAAATACCTGGAAGGTAAAACTCCAAAAAAAGTGATTGTAGTACCGAATAAAATTGTAAACGTAGTGGTGTAAAAATTAAAAGGCCGGTAAGTTATAGTTACTTACCGGCCTCTTTTAAGGTGTTTAATTTTAATTATACCGGAAAACTATATTTAACAATACGTTTGTATAACTCATCCGGGTTAAAAGGCTTACTTAAATAATCATTCATGCCCACTTGGAAAGCTCTGTCCTGGATATCTAACATAGCCGAAGCGGTTAAAGCAATAATTGGCAATTTTTGGTACTTCTCCCCTTCTAACCGCCGTATCGCTAAAGTTGTATCGTAACCATCTTGTTCCGGCATTTGCAAGTCCATCAAAACTAGGTTATAATCTTTGCTCTTTACAAGATCCAATGCAATTAACCCGTTTTCCGCAATATCAAACTCAATTTCCCATTGGTTTAAAAATTGTTTTACCAGAAAAATATTAATCTGATTATCTTCCGCAATTAAGAGCCGGATTCCTTTTAAACTTTTTGGAGCAGAAACTAGGAGTTCCTTAGAGTCCGGAGAAAGTTGTTGGTTACTGTTTTCGAAGGTTAAGCTAAAGTAAAAAGTAGATCCTTTGCCTACCTGACTTTCTACAAAAATTTCGCTGCCTTGTAATTTAAGCAAGTGCTTGATAATCGTAAGCCCTAAACCAGAGCCACCAAATTCACGGGTGGTATCGGATTTAGCTTGCGTAAAACTTTCAAAAATAAGATCCAGTTTATCCGCTGGAATACCGATCCCCGTATCGTTAACCCGAAAATCAATGGTAGTATGCGTTTCATTTTGGTCCTTAACCGCCGCCGAAATAGTAACACGACCTGTTTTTGTAAACTTTACCGCATTGCTGATGAGGTTGGTTAAAATCTGGCTCAACCGGACCGGGTCTCCCACTAAGGAAGAAGGTAAGTCCTGATCTAACAATAACTTTAGTTGTAAACCTTTTTCAATGGCTATTTGCTGAAGTGGACCGCTAATCTTGGTAATAAGTTTTTTTAGGTCAAAGTCAATTTTCTCAAATTCGATTTTTCCGGCTTCTATTTTACTAAAGTCTAAAATATCATTTATTAACGTTAGTAAGTTATCCGCCGAAAACTTGAGTACTTTTAAATATTCCTGCTGATCTGGCCGGGGATCGTTGTTGAGCAATAAACTGGTAAAACCAATAACAGCATTCATAGGCGTCCGAATTTCGTGACTCATGGTCGACAAGAAATTGCTTTTAGCCTCGTTCGCTGCTTCCGCTTTATTTTTTGCTTCGATTAACTCTTTTTCGGTTTGCTTAAGCTTGGAGATATCTTTGGCAATAATTAAAATACCTTCTACTTCTTTAGCATTATTCTTTAAAAAGGAGAAAGAACAGGAAGCAGGAATCTTAATATCCTGCTTCGTGGTAAACATTAATTCCTCATTTAAAACCTTACCCTGATGTTTAAACTTTTCCATTAAAACGGGCAAAGAGGAATTATCGCTGTGCTGAACAAATGAAGAAAAAGGAATTCCTGTTAATTCTGCTTCGCTATAACCAAGTAATTCCTCTACCGCTTCGTTTACATTCCGAATGGTGAAATCCGTGTTCAGAATCAGGAGCATATCTACTACTCCCTGATAAATGCTCTGCATAAAATCTCGGGAAACAGTAGAGTTTTTAAGCTCCTGTCCTAGCATACTTACCCCAGCAATAACAGCATCTAATTCATCGCCGGTTTCGGAAGCATCCATTTTGTAATCAAAATTTCCGTTTGCTACTTCCGCAATCAGGGTAGTTATTTCCTCAATTCTATCGTTCAGAACTTTCACGTAATTGATTTTAAACTGTAATTCAATCTTTTTCAACAGCAATGGTAGCTTCTATTAACTCCATTGCATAGTTGTCTTTGGCCTGGTAATAACCTACTTTAGGGTATAAAGTAGCTCCTACTCTTTTCTTTTCGATAGTGGCTGATATGCCAAAATTTATTTTTTGGCAACCTAGAGCATTGGCTCTTTTAATTACCTGATAAAGAGTTTGGCGGTAAATGCCGTACTCTATTAAATAATCATAATCCATACCAATTAACATAGGACTGTAGATTTCCGCGTTGTTTTTATGGCAAAAGCACACAGAAACCGGTTTTTTGTTATGCGAGTGTTCTTCTTTCAGGTATAATACCACAAATTCCCATGCCGGATCAGCGTTCATCTCGTAAAAAAGTTTATCCGGAAAAAGAAAGTTATTTATGGCAACATTATTATCTTTTACGTTTTTAAACAAGGTTATCGCATATTCTAGTTCCTCAACTGGCAACTGGTTTTTAACTTTAACCTCAAAGAAATGCTCATTTCTTTTAATTTTTTGGGCAAAATGCCTTCTACTTTTCCGAGAAATGCTTTCTAAGTAACCTTCTTCAGAGGCCCAGTTTAAATTCTCCAGCACACACGATTCCGGCATATCTACTTTCACGAAGCCTTGACCAACCATAAATTCGTCCATTTCGGTGTCATTGGCAGCAAAATCCCGTAAGATTATATTACTCGCATTAACATTTTCTTGCTCCTTAAAGAGTTCATCCATTACGGCTTTGAACGCTTTTTTCCAATAAGGACTTTCTCTATCCAGGTAAATATGTTCGCCTTCTGTGAACAAGCTACCCATAATAATACCCGTTGAGGTTAGATAATAAGGATTGAGTTCTCTTTCTTTCTCTATTACCTTAGATACGGAACTTTGAGAGAACATATCTTCTTTGTGCAGACCCACCACTAAAAATGTAATTAAAACAATTTTACCTTGGTTGTCTTCTACTACATAATATTTAAAATCCCAATTGTTTTCTGGTTCTTCGTTGTTGCGGAAAGTGGTTTCTAAAAATTTCAACCCATTCCAATCAATCATGCCGGTATTTCCTAAGTATTTATTCCAAATAGCAGGATCAATTTTTTCGATGGAGGAATAGCGCTTAATGTTAAGCTGATTTTCAATAACCAGCTTAAGAGTAGTAGAAGTTGAAACGTGCGTTGAAGGAGCCATTTTAAAAGCTTTCCGGATTTTCTCATCGGTCTGGTTGGTTTCCTTTAAGGCTCTAGTGAAATGATGTTTCAGTTTATCTACCAATATCTCAATATGCTCCAGTGAATTGTTGAGGGAAATGGTAATCCGGATACCAATATTCTTTGCCGGAACAGCCGGGAAGGTGGCCAGATTAACGTAAATACCATCGTTTAACAATTCATGAACCAGGTAATTACCCATTTCCATGGTTCCCGTGCCAATAAAGAATATCGGACTATTGTTCTCGTGAACTAAAGGCAGGTTTGTTTGTTTCAGTAAGGTATTAAAATAAGTTATTTTTTGCTGTAATTCTTCTTGGTATTCATAAATCTCATTACTTAAATGGATGCGGGCAGAGGCAATAGCAGCACCCAAAGTAGCCGGTTCTATTTGCACGGAAAAAGTAAGTGGCCCCCCAAAGTTATTCACTTTATTGTACCATTCTTCGTTCGGGAAAAGCGATAAACCACCACAGGCTCCAAATCCTTTACCAAGATTAGCGGTAAGAATCATTTTACGGTACAATCCTTCGGGCATTTGGCTCATAACATAACCGGTACCGTGTTTGCCGGCCCAGCTCATACCATGCGCATCATCTACGTATAAATATAGTGGTTCGTACTTCTCGGCTAAAGCAATCAGCTCTTTCACAGGAGCGTAGTCTCCGTACATGGAGTAAACCCCATCGGCCATGTACCAGATTTTATCATATTTATTTCGTTGCTTTTTAATCCGGTCTTCGAGCATTTCCAGATTATTATGCCGGATCATTTCTACGGCTACTCCTTGGCTTAATAATTTTTTTACCGCTTCCTGCACACTAGCGTGTACCTGGTGATCCAGAATTACTAAATCATTGGAACGTATAATGCTAGGGATAGTAGTTAAATGCGAAAGGGTACAATTTTTAGAAATAACAACCGGAGCATTGTACATTTTTTGAATCATACTTTCCAGTTCGCTGTATAAAGGATTGGAAATATACGTGCGCGACATGGGAAACTGAGTTCCGAAACGCTGAATGGCATCAATGGCACTTGCTTTAATTTCAGGATGATGTTCTAATCCCAGATAGCCGCACGTACCAAAATGAAGAACTTGATGACCATTTAAGGTTAGAGACTGTCCGTTTAAAGAATGATCTTGCGCGTGCAGGTGAATAATTCCTTTCTTTTTGGACACTGACAAAACAGAATCTACAGTATCTAAAATATTATTGTGTCTAATCTTTGCCATTTAATCTTTAATTTTGTAGAGTTGATTTTCCTAATTTTTGTATCATAAAATTGGACAACACTAATATTGCACTTTATATTCAATTTAAATGGCACAATTCCAAGAAGGTAGTAGAACCAAGAAGCAAGAAACCAAATATGTTAATATGTATATTCAAGAAGGCATCTTTCAATGCTATTTTAAAGCGATGGATATTATGGATATAAATGTGGCGGAAGCGACTGTGCGAGACCGCTTGCAATTTTTTGAGAATACCGCTTACCCTTGCTTGTTTGATATAACGCAAGTAAAAGAAACTACTAAAGATGCCCGCGATTTTATGGCGAATGAGGGTAATAATTTAGTTTTAGCCAGTGCCATGGTGGTAAACTCTCCCATGCTTAAAATGATGGCCAACTTTTATATAATGGTTAACAAGCCGAAAAATCCTACTCGTTTATTTACAGATCGCGAAAGTGCCTTAGAGTGGTTAGAGCAATTTAAAAGTTAGTACGAAGAAAACAATTGTACTTATATTGTATTGCTTCTCCTTATTACCTTTAAATTTAAACATTTGACTTTTATGATTTTCTAAGAAATAGATTTTTAGAATTTTAAATTTTTATATAAACCATTTTAGAAGCATCCTCTAAGGAAGCACGTTAAATCTCACAAAATTTATAGCTTTTACGCTATTTTATTAAATGAGTGAAATTAAAAAAAAAGCAAAGTAGTAATAAAGAATTACCCTATTTATGCTCTTTAATTTAGGAAAGAAAGCCAATTGGCGGCTCATCTTGAATATTGATATTTAATTTTAGGGCCCGGGTAAGTTTCGCGTAAACAAGCAGGTA
This region includes:
- a CDS encoding RNA polymerase sigma factor, whose amino-acid sequence is MKKPIYTDKELLELIAQDNKDAFQELFHLYYESLARSLLRYSRDPEQIKDWIQEISLKLWDQRATLHLAGIKNVKAYIIIVARNFVLRETSKKKQIKFISRDELNEADIADNQLEEKFAHLELIKGYAAALANLPPRTRDAFYLNREHGMTYSKVAEKMGTSVKTVEAQISSAISSLRRQLISFF
- the leuS gene encoding leucine--tRNA ligase, encoding MSDYNFNQIEKKWQLYWNQKQTFSVSIDPNRPKYYVLDMFPYPSGAGLHVGHPLGYIASDIVARYKRIKGFNVLHPMGFDAFGLPAEQYAIQTGQHPAETTEQNIARYKEQLANMGFSFDWNREVRTSDPDYYKWTQWIFLKLFESWYNQETNKAEPIATLVQKFKTSGNTQVKAACNEEAIPDFTAEQWQHYKEKQQQEILLSYRLAFLSDATVNWCPALGTVLANDEVKDGVSERGGYPVIRQKMKQWSLRISAYAERLLNDLDHVDWTDPIKEMQRNWIGKSIGAELNFKIKNSEHQLKVFTTRADTIYGVSFLVIAPEHEWVPELTSPEQKKAVEEYVNTAKNRSERDRMSDVKHISGVFTGSYVINPINGVEIPLWIADYVLAGYGTGVVMAVPASDSRDFNFAKHFNLPIIPVIEGSTPDEVYEAKEGIMMNSGFLNGLTVKEAMKAAVAKFEEMGVGKGKVQYRIHDAVFGRQRYWGEPIPIYYKNDIPYPLPESELPLILPEIDAFLPTETGEPPLGRAKDWKYKGQYHYELTTMPGWAGSSWYYLRYMSPENNEQFVSPEAEKYWGNVDLYIGGSEHATGHLLYARFWYKFLNDLGFVSQVEPFKKLINQGMIQGRSNFIYRVNGTNKFVSHNLRHQYDFTPLHVDVNIVENDILNIEAFKLWRTDLADAEFILEDGKYICGWEIEKMSKSKYNVVNPDDLVHKVGADTLRMYEMFLGPLEQFKPWNTNGIDGVHKFLKRYWKLFFAPSGNFYVSDEDPTSAELKTLHKTIKKVEEDIERFSFNTSVSTFMICVNELTTLKCNKRAILEPLTIILSPYAPHLAEEIWQMLGHVDSISYARFPQWEEKFLTENSFEYPISVNGKMRGKLTFPTTMPKELIEKEVVSSGLIDKYLEGKTPKKVIVVPNKIVNVVV
- a CDS encoding alginate lyase family protein, yielding METNTIDNLNKQISEHAPLKASILTDGVPTITLDEPESVTTQPLSEDEYLNFDYGELEPGENSTSDQDDDFHLPDFNLGANPIRGTFTWSFTALQTNVETYKAVLAGASDRIVLKTAVNKLKSYIKSRTILAKTPYGIAPKPDTYRFQDESGATITKPMVATGSPNDYVSLATYWWPDPTTENGLPYLASDGKTNPESNAIPDQTLLRNICEDIQFLGLGYFFTRKEAYAEQALKLLQAFFLDKTTRMNPHFKYAQIIQGMNNGFGRATGFVDAEVLTILLDGYQLLGESKAFEAASDVDSGLKDWFRSLWEWMTTTYKEVPKEGTEDYYHYEMMLGIKNAQNNIRSAYELQVLTYAQFIGEDAWVVNEINTVIKDTETSKGLLSNQILPQAGKIEVKDQTGASKEIPVPAGAMPEELRRTKPATYCQKNLDFLLRLGSLAENAGVDLWNYVTLEGVSIKKAIEAILYLAANPKEWPCTEHEDISNPAVYRIFRQSMRRASGAWPKDEKLQKSIQGYLTQLDTLLGAGSGYSEASYRQGLDWQILVHKLGYTF
- a CDS encoding FecR family protein; translated protein: MKDRVTPDLIRRYYSGDCSKEEEARVENWLNENPAHVDQALQWQEEFTFENDQVLAQVLKAEKEVWRKTVLELPNKDFSNKSKQIFLRESSKKETYQILKVAAAISGIMVIALGGWLTWQNQKINVKVAFGQTKQLTLPDNSVVYLNGNSSFTYNRNWWNREREVWLNGEAFFKVTHLKNNKKFLVHLSNQVEVEVLGTEFNISDRNTISDIVLKTGKIKLNLNNNVNKKSIYLRPGDLIEVRKQNHASAIIRQVRVSPEQYYSWTYDKWLLEGTSLREMLQKLHDTYGVNTKVKNKNLLNRRASGSIPLPKGDANLLLSDITALFQLKVNKVNNIIYLEDIR
- a CDS encoding PAS domain-containing hybrid sensor histidine kinase/response regulator gives rise to the protein MKKIELQFKINYVKVLNDRIEEITTLIAEVANGNFDYKMDASETGDELDAVIAGVSMLGQELKNSTVSRDFMQSIYQGVVDMLLILNTDFTIRNVNEAVEELLGYSEAELTGIPFSSFVQHSDNSSLPVLMEKFKHQGKVLNEELMFTTKQDIKIPASCSFSFLKNNAKEVEGILIIAKDISKLKQTEKELIEAKNKAEAANEAKSNFLSTMSHEIRTPMNAVIGFTSLLLNNDPRPDQQEYLKVLKFSADNLLTLINDILDFSKIEAGKIEFEKIDFDLKKLITKISGPLQQIAIEKGLQLKLLLDQDLPSSLVGDPVRLSQILTNLISNAVKFTKTGRVTISAAVKDQNETHTTIDFRVNDTGIGIPADKLDLIFESFTQAKSDTTREFGGSGLGLTIIKHLLKLQGSEIFVESQVGKGSTFYFSLTFENSNQQLSPDSKELLVSAPKSLKGIRLLIAEDNQINIFLVKQFLNQWEIEFDIAENGLIALDLVKSKDYNLVLMDLQMPEQDGYDTTLAIRRLEGEKYQKLPIIALTASAMLDIQDRAFQVGMNDYLSKPFNPDELYKRIVKYSFPV